One part of the Magallana gigas chromosome 5, xbMagGiga1.1, whole genome shotgun sequence genome encodes these proteins:
- the LOC105342013 gene encoding uncharacterized protein: protein MATLELTSAPGGENRLLSLRVTPEQEIAIYAFFQINGWTIITEEVPKQCEICQKAINGETPEPVHCQKCQREIEAESKQTEDESQDQTSVIGQLSQQPNQSQQGSVIALQDQMGRKVVVVGNTMTMTNQKIQALPHVPSTVIQHADGNETIIIERILEADQQQKADVERALGVTLQKAVEAVPPKIYNLNNSSENRPYKCDDCGKHFRKKTHVLAHMKFHSGESLPKCDVCGKEFLYKHNLISHASIHSGERPYQCSACPKNFRRKDDLQIHMRTHTGERPYKCDICGKCFTTQNQLPKHKRTHTGEKPYQCKVCTKSFRTKPHLEKHHRTHSGERPYRCQECGRAFTQNAHLLAHQRTHTGEKPFKCDECDKAFKESKTLKRHKLIHKNGMPFSCPICFKGFLRQQNLEVHMCVHSEDEPKYKRKLRLKRELIERLRAEDDAEGGLQMDVSNDFSALNHDHMEMVKSRKADGMEDLSMESQNIIEEEVSGLDHDHLALDGKDETETATEKMTEENGPMESSEDTNQNSIASSLLTLVEMITSAEQGGSLPANAQQVQVSGDVRTQPSSANSVISTATVQNEDQKNILIQGNNSADVVIQNAMDQGQSTEIGQDGLSQNIIITTEVEGGEQQIIQTMTGEFGDGETYVVQYVQDDS, encoded by the exons ATGGCAACTCTAGAACTAACTTCAGCACCAGGAGGTGAAAATCGTTTGCTGTCATTAAGAGTTACTCCGGAGCAAGAAATTGCCATCTATGCTTTCTTCCAGATCAATGGATGGACAATTATCACAGAGG AAGTTCCAAAGCAGTGTGAAATCTGTCAGAAAGCCATTAATGGGGAGACACCAGAACCCGTTCATTGTCAAAAATGTCAGCGGGAGATCGAGGCAGAGTCCAAACAAACGGAAGATGAATCTCAAGACCAGACGAGCGTGATTGGGCAACTGTCGCAGCAGCCCAACCAATCACAGCAAGGCTCTGTAATAGCGCTACAGGATCAGATGGGAAGGAAGGTGGTTGTCGTTGGTAACACTATGACCATGACCAATCAAAAGATACAGGCCTTACCACACGTACCTTCTACAGTTATACAG CATGCAGATGGCAATGAAACCATCATCATTGAGCGCATACTGGAGGCAGACCAACAACAAAAGGCTGACGTAGAACGAGCCCTGGGGGTCACACTACAGAAGGCCGTGGAAGCAGTCCCCCCAAAGATCTACAACCTTAACAACAGCTCTGAGAACCGGCCGTACAAATGTGATGACTGTGGGAAACATTTCAGGAAGAAAACTCATGTTCTTGCTCACATGAAATTTCACAGTGGAGAGTCGCTACCCAAATGTGATGTGTGTG gGAAGGAGTTTCTTTACAAGCACAATCTGATTTCCCATGCATCCATACACAGTGGAGAGAGGCCATATCAGTGTAGTGCCTGTCCTAAAAACTTCCGTCGCAAAGACGATTTACAG ATCCATATGCGAACACACACTGGTGAGCGCCCGTACAAGTGTGATATTTGTGGAAAGTGCTTCACGACTCAGAACCAGCTTCCCAAGCATAAACGCACACACACAG GTGAGAAGCCCTATCAATGCAAGGTGTGTACTAAGAGTTTTCGTACGAAGCCACACCTAGAAAAGCATCACAGGACCCACAGTGGAGAGAGACCGTACAG GTGTCAAGAATGTGGGCGGGCTTTTACCCAGAATGCCCATCTCTTGGCGCACCAGAGAACACACACAGGAGAGAAGCCATTCAAGTGTGATGAGTGTGATAAAGCATTCAAAGAGAGCAAGACCTTGAAAAGACATAAACTTATCCACAAAAATGGCATGCCCTTCAGCTGTCCTATCTGCTTCAAAG GATTTCTGAGGCAGCAAAATTTAGAGGTTCACATGTGTGTCCACTCTGAAGATGAGCCAAAGTACAAGCGTAAATTACGCCTCAAGCGAGAGTTGATTGAGCGACTAAGGGCGGAGGATGATGCAGAGGGAGGGCTACAGATGGATGTAAGCAATGATTTCTCTGCTCTGAACCATGACCACATGGAGATGGTGAAAAGTAGGAAGGCAGATGGTATGGAGGACCTGAGCATGGAGAGTCAAAATATCATCGAGGAAGAGGTGTCTGGTCTTGATCATGATCATCTTGCTCTTGATGGGAAAGACGAAACGGAAACAGCCACTGAAAAG ATGACAGAGGAGAATGGTCCGATGGAATCGAGTGAGGATACCAATCAGAACTCGATCGCCAGCAGTCTGCTGACCCTGGTGGAGATGATCACTAGTGCGGAACAGGGAGGGTCCCTGCCAGCTAATGCACAGCAAGTACAG gtGTCTGGTGATGTTCGCACTCAGCCCTCTTCTGCAAACTCGGTGATTTCTACAGCAACAGTTCAAAATGAGGACCAGAAAAATATCCTTATCCAAGGGAATAACTCAGCTGACGTGGTCATTCAGAATGCGATGGATCAAGGTCAGTCCACAGAAATTGGTCAGGATGGACTGTCACAGAACATCATCATTACCACGGAGGTGGAGGGCGGCGAACAACAG ATAATTCAGACAATGACGGGGGAGTTTGGTGATGGTGAGACGTATGTCGTCCAGTACGTACAGGACGACTCCTGA
- the LOC105342014 gene encoding GTPase KRas: MTEYKLVVVGAGGVGKSALTIQLIQNHFVEEYDPTIEDSYRKQVVIDGETCLLDILDTAGQEEYSAMRDQYMRTGEGFLCVFAVNSTKSFEDINQYREQIKRVKDADEVPMVLVGNKVDLQTRTVESKQAKQVADSYNIPYVETSAKTRQGVDDAFYTLVREIRKFKEKKGNIKKGKRKLCRLF; the protein is encoded by the exons ATGACGGAATATAAATTGGTGGTTGTTGGAG CTGGTGGCGTTGGAAAGAGCGCTCTAACCATCCAACTTATCCAGAACCA TTTCGTAGAGGAATATGATCCCACAATAG AGGACTCCTACAGGAAGCAAGTTGTGATAGACGGAGAGACATGTTTGTtagatatcttggatacggcAGGTCAAGAAGAGTACAG CGCTATGCGAGACCAGTACATGAGGACGGGTGAGGGCTTTCTGTGTGTTTTTGCTGTCAACAGCACGAAGTCTTTTGAGGACATTAACCAGTACAGGGAACAG ATTAAAAGAGTTAAAGATGCTGATGAAGTTCCTATGGTGT TGGTGGGTAACAAGGTTGACCTACAAACACGGACCGTGGAGAGTAAACAGGCCAAACAGGTGGCGGACAGCTACAACATACCCTACGTAGAGACCTCGGCCAAAACCCGACAGGGAGTGGACGATGCTTTCTACACCCTCGTCAGAGAAATCAGGAAGTTT AAAGAGAAGAAAGGAAATATTAAAAAGGGGAAGAGGAAGTTATGTCGATTGTTCTAA